The genome window AGATGAGAGGTTGTGAGCTACTCTAGCTCCAGCATGATCTGCTGGGTAACTGTCCTTGAACATCTAATCCTGCATTCAGTAAAAGCAAACCACTTTTACTATGGGTGGCTGTCACTGAGATTCCCTGGTTCCAAATCTGGAGATTCTGATCCCATGATTCTGAGTTTCTCTGGGTTTCAGGATCTAGTATGGGTCTCTGGGGCCCCCACTCAACTTGCCTTGCCTTAGTACTTGCCCTTGCTCCCATGGTCCTGATTCAAGAGTAAGGTGCAGCATGGGTCAGGGAGGGGCAGCTCTCCCCCCGGGCTCCCAGCCATGCCCGGGCCCTGACATGTGGCACCTGGATAAGCCCAGGGACAGGACCTGGGAGCGCCTCTGTACCTGAGGAGGTGGGCGGGGTCTACCGGGCTTCGCAGGTTCCAGATTCCTGCCCTCATCATCCTTGGGCTGGCTGTGAGCCCAGGGAAGGGCCTGTTGCTCTCTGGGCCCCAGCTGACCAGTGGGGACTCTGTGATCCAACTGGCTGATCCCGTCACACAGGCCCCAAAGGGAAGGGCCCATTTCCTCCTAGCTCCAGGCCCTTGCTCTGGTTGGTCCTGGCACCTCCACTCCTGCCAGAGATAGAGGGCTCAGTTAAATGATTCTCACCTCCAGCCAGCGTCCCAATGGCTGCTCTAAGCAAGGTTTATAAGGAATTACCAGGTGGGTGTCTGTGGATAGTTATGAGTAGATGGAAGGGTGGCCGGCTGAATAGGCTTATGTTAGTGAGCCGGGGGCTCACTCATTACTTGGTTTAGTCTCCTCAGTAACAAGATTGACCCTGTCCCCCAGCTGGTTGGGACAAAGCCATTCCAGCTGGTTCTCAGGCTGTAACAAGGATGAAGTCTTGGTGGCTTCAAGGTGGAGATGGGGGTGCATGGGGAGCCTTTGTGGAGCCCTGGCCTTCCACTTTCCAGGCAGTGCATTCTCTCGCAAGACTCCTGGCCTCTTGACCTCTAGCTCATCTGaagccttccccacccctgcccccagaccTAGGGGATCACCAACCCCACCCTACACAGGAAGAAAGTAAGGCTGAGAGGGCAGAGACTTGCCCCAGCACAGGCATCAAGGCCCACCTCCAGGCGATGAGTGACAGTTTTAGATCGTAGCCTAGAAATGACTGGTGTTTACTTCTCAAGTTCTATTCATGCAGACACAGGGTCAGGCATTCAAGCTCCTCCCACCTTTTTGCTCTTGGGTATAAGTTCATGGCCAAAGACAGCTGCTGAAGTGCCAGCTATCATGCCTATATTCTAGCCCAAATGGTAGTTCCTAGAAATAGCACATGTCACCTACTGCTAATATCACATGGTCATACCTAACTGAAAGAGGGGCTGAGAAACTTTTCTGGGTGCCATCTAGATACGGAGATCCCTATTACTGAGGAAGGAGGTGATTATTTGGGGGCAACTAGGAGTTTCTGCCAGAAATCACAAGATTAAATTGACTAGGCAAACATCAAGAAAAATTTGGCCTGGCTCCTGAAAATATACTTAAACATCAAAAAGTATCCTGAGAAAAAGTATTTGCAACATATGTGGGGAAGTATTTTTTCAGGCTTTCTGCCCCACATACATGAGctgtaacaaaaaacaaacccagcaCCCCAGTAGACACGGTTCACGTTCATTTTACTTTTCATGTGAAAAACTTTGTATCAGGGCCAAATGCCTCTTCCACAGAAGGCAAAGCAAAATCAAGTCCCAGGGTTTTTTTCAGTCACGAGCTTGCTAACTTAACTCATGGTGTTAAGGCTGGAGAAAAATACGACCCCTTCTTAAACGGTGTTGAGTGATTCAATACATCCATGGAAGGCATCTTGGCAGTTAACATCAAAAACTTGACCCAGCAATGCCAGGCCCAGGACTCTACTGTCATTATCCAATGTGGTGCAGATACAGGAAGAGGGCTACCCATTACCCTTTTCTGGGTACCCCCCACACTGAACTCTTCCTGGAGACAGTGTCACATGTGGTCCTGACAGGTTGGGGACAGAAATCCAACCAATAAACATGAGCAGACGTGTGGTTTACAAACCTCAGTGAGGCCAGTACAGCGATCTGTGGAGACCAATCTAGGCAGAGCCctcagcaagtgcaaaggccagGAGGTGGGAAGAGCCAAGGATATTGGAACAGCGGACAAAGCAGTCAGAAAGAACCCACGGTCTTTCCTGTGAGAACAGCTAGCTGCATGTGAGCCCTGCCCCAGGTATATGGGCATCTCTCCAACAGATGGGGTCTGGAGTGAGCTGGTTTTCTGGAAATCGCCTGGGCTCATCATGCCAACTAGCCCcacaggctggggaggggaggctgtgCCCTTGCTCAGGACCCTCCAGGTCAGGCTGCTCCCCTACACTACCCTTTTGTGTTTCAGCTTCTTCCTAACCCATGGCTCTTTGGAAAACAAGGCAGGTCCTCACTGACCTTGTCTCCACTGCCTGCACAGTGGTGACTCCCCAAGGCTTGTTAACGGTAAATGATTGATACCTTGATCTTCTGAATAAGACACCAAGGTCCAAAGGGCTAGGGCTGCCCAAAGTGAAACACCAAGGACACACTCCAGCCATCTGAGCCTCAGCCTTCTGGGTGGTTACTACCCGCAGGGTGGGATTAACTTCATGCCTGGAATTCCCCAGGCCTCAAGCAGTTTGCTGGAGACAGATGCCCACTGTGAGACCTTTGCCTCCTTGGGCAGGATTAGGACAGCGTCATTCATTCAAGGGCCCCCAGTTGGTGAAGGGCAAACAAGTGCAGCAGAGCAGGCCCATGGCCCTCTTGGGTGCCCGCGCGCGTCTGCTCTGAGGATCCTGACCAGGGTTGTAGGCTGGGGGTAGGCGCAGACCCCAGAAGGAATGAATCAACCCAATTCCCTTCAGAATCCAGCTGTCATCTCACCACTGCAGAAATGCAGGGAGATGGGGACAGTGTCTAACAAGGCAGGTGAGACAGATCTGGGGGCCAAACCTGTGCCTACAGCACACCCTGGAGCTCATAGTAGAGGGGTGCCTGATGGCAGTGAATGAGCCagagagctgggggaggaggccgGGGAGGGCATTCGCTATTCCTAGGGCTCCCCTTCTGGAGAATCCGGTGTTCGGGCTCCACTTAAAGAGGGCCCCTCCCAGAGCAGAGAACTCACAGCTTGGCTGCGTCCTTTAGAGTTCTGCAGGGCGTGCAAAGAAAATAAGTGTGTCTGAGCACCTGGTTTCCCCAAAGAGTTTATTTGGGCAGAAGGGGGACAGGAAGGCCCTGCACCTAAAAGAAGGTGTTGGGCCTCTTGGTGGTGAAGCGTGGCTTGTGCTGGCGACGCAGGACCCGGTGGGGCAGCGGGAACTTGATCTTGGAGTCCTGTGATGAGGAGAGGCAGGTGAGGGGGGCTGAAGGCTCTCAACATGGTCTTCCAGGGACCACTGAGGTGTGGCCACCCCCCACTGGGCTCTTGCGTCAAACCAGGTACCTTCCAGCAACTTCTAAGGCTGGGGGAGCAGCCAGGCCAGCTTGGTGTTCCAGGGAAGCCCCCTCAGCCCAGCCCACCCAGCAGGGCCCCCAAGGCACTCACGTGGAACTGCTTGACCGCTGGTCGGCGGCACTTGCTGGCTGCGATCTCCTCCACCTTCATGATTTGGATGGAGTGGGCCCTGGCGCGGTGCCGGGCGCCCATGTCTCGGTCTGCAGGGAATGGGAGGGGGCAGGTGAATGGGTACTCCTGAGATGCGGCACTTCCCAAACCTTCTCCAATCAAGTGCTGGAGGTGGGTGCCGGGAGAGGGGATAAGGTGGCAGCAGTGACTTGGGGACTGGGTGGCCACAGCATATGGTCCCAGCAGGCACTGGCTACCAGCGATGTAGAACCTCCAAATTCACTTTGAGGGGCACGGTTGCAGCCCCCCAAAGGCGACGAGATCCACTTGCTGTTAGCACCTCTGTTTAAACCGCTGCCACGAGAAACAGCAGTTCTTGGGTTTAGGTGCTTGGGTTCTTGTCCCAGCAGGTGACCCTCCCTGGGAGCACCGGGGGTCACTAATGCCAGGTCCCAACACTGGATACGGGCTGGACTAGGTTCTGGGTGGGAGCTGCATTCTATACAAGGGGTGGACCTCAAGAGGAGGGTTCTAGATACAGAGGTGGTGGGTGAACCCGTTTGAGGATGACTCAAGGTCCCTCCCTCCAATCCCCCAAGTCCACTTGCTGCCCAGTTCCAGAAAAAGGTGTGCTTAGAGCACCCTTTCCCACTCTGCCCGCCCACTAAGCAAACACCTCCCCTGTATCCCAGGTCACCGTCCCTGGGACTCCCACTTGTGCCCCAGAAGCCTCTTGCATCTGTCCTGCCTCAGTCTGGCAGGGAAGCAGTCAGACTGAGCCACAGGGCCCTGCCATGTGAGTCTAAAGGAGGGACCGGGCTGTGGAGCCCTGGTGGCTTACAGCATTGAGTGACAGCGCCTGCTGTGGTCAGGTCCCGGTACTCCCGATACATGTTGTGGGTACCGCTGCGGGAGTCATAGCGCAGCCAGATGCCGAAGTTCTTCACCCGCAGGGGAGATTTCTCGAACACCTGCCAAGAAACGACTGGGTGAGGTGAGAGCAGCAAGGGGCTTCAATTTGGCCCCTGTCATCCCTGAACCTCTGCCTCAAAGAACAGCCCAGAACTGCCAACCCCTCCTCCCCGGCCTCTCTTATGCCTGATTCTCAGTCCCTGCACCTTCAGGCGTCTGAAGGGAATCTGCTGTCCAAGGGAAATTCCCATGGCAACTGCAGGGGGTACAGAGCAGTCCAGGCCTGGACCAACACAGCTCCAAATTCCTCCCTAACCCACCTCTCCTGGGATCACCTGGGCTGAAAACCAGCTGCCACCCACTGGAGCCTGACGGTGCAGAGTCCAGCACCCATCACAGCAAATGTGCCCAGGTGACAGCACCTCtcctcactttatagatgaggccCAGGGAAGGTGATAGTCTCAGCCAAGGTGTCCCAGCGCACCTTCCCTGGGCCTTGGGCTTTCTCCGTAGGGAAAGGGCACTGAGGCACCCATTCCATCCTGACCTAGGGCCTGACCACCAGACGGGAACAGGACCAGGGGTTGTAAAGTCTGGTAACTCTGTGGGGTGACTGATGCCCCATGGGAAGGTGTAAATCCACTCCAAGCCCCACTCAGCCTGACACCCCATACCTGTCCACAGTAGACAATCTCCCCGGAagacttcttcatttttttcagctgAGACACAAAGTACCAGAAACGGGACTTGGCAACAACGTGATTAGGCGCAAAGATTCGCATGCGATAGAGAGGCGGTGTGCGGCATTTGGGGGTGGGCAGGCAGCGCCCCACCACCTTGTACTCTCGCAGCTGCAACAGAAATAGGGGTGAGGTGGGACCAGCACCCAGAGCCAACCATGGAGACTCACCCCACTCCCTTTCTCAAGCTTGTTGACAACTGGATCGGGGATGAAAAGGGAACATCCCCCGGACCCCAGGGTCTCCATGTGAAATCTCGGTGACTGTGGGGCACACCACTGTCCAAACCTTCCCCATTAAAGAGAGTAAGGGAAGGGACGATTAACCAAGGTGCCTGTGTGCTCTTTGCCCTGGCTCAGGAAAACTGGGTGCAGTTGTCaaattcccttcccttcctctccctttatACTGGCCAGCACTTAACAGCCAAGCTGCCTCCTTCCCCCACAACATCTCTGCAGCTCACATCTTGCTAAAATCCTCTTTCATCCAGGATCTCAGAGATAGTGAGCAGCCTGGGATCTCATAGCCAACTCCTGGCAGAACCAGGACAAAAGTCCAGTTCCCTCCCCAGTCTTGGGCTCCCTGCACTGCTGTCGTGACTCGCagctgcctcagttttcccagcagcaGTTCAAGGGTTTGGACTCCCAAATAGAAGCTCCCTGTTAACACAGATGCAAAGCGGCAGATGTTTGCCAAATCTAAATCCTGTGATATTAGAGAAAGGAGCCACTTCCACAAATGACTCGTCATCATTCTAATACCGAAAGAAAACGGTCCCAAACATCACAATCTAGCTTCCTACTTCCAACTCATTTGACTTATCGGCCTCACGGACTACCCACTCGGGAAGGGACCGATGTAGTCGGACACTTTTCAAGTGTGGAAACGCGCTGGAAAACTGAAAATGATCCAACCGTACTGCTTCACCCCAGGGCCTGCTCTTTCATAATGCCCTCTAATTTTGCCTAGCACTTGCCACAGCGAAAAGGCTCACACTCCCCATGTCAGCTCGGACTTAAACTTCTCTTCTACTTCTCACAGCCACGCGAGAACCAAAGTACTACTGCTTGCCCCCCCATCCCCCCAACCACGTCCACTTTGtcaatggagaaactgaggctcggaagCTCAATGAGGTCCCTGAGCGCGTGTTTCAACGCCGAGCACCTTGTCCCTTCCCTTGGAAAGGAGACTCAGCCTTCCCGATCCCCGCCGTCCCCGAGGCCACCCGGGCCATGCACCGGCCTCCCCACGCGGCTCCCGCAGTGGCCGCCATATTGGCGGCAACTGGGGAGGCGGCGCGCGGGGTCTAGCCAGGAGCGCGCACTCCCAACGTGTCCCATGCCTCCTCCCGCGGCCCCCGATTCGGCCTGCGTCCCGTTCCCTGACTCCCTGGCCCACCGCGCTCGCCTTACCGTGCCCGAAGCCTTCATAGCGCTCTATCCGCACTCGCCGCCACCCACGAAAAGGAAGTAGCCGCCCTCGCGCAGCCGCTCACCTTGACTTCGTTGACGGAAGTCCCTCCCCTTCGAGGACGCCAGTCTATTGGCTCCTCGGCCTCGCGCTCAATAAGAACTGCTTCTTCATTGGCTTCGGATCCGCCAACCTCTCACAGCCCCGCCTCTCTTCGCGGCGAGACTACAACTCCCAAGAAGCAGCGCGGCTAGACCTGTCTATTACACCGCGAACGTAAGGGAGCGTCAGCACGCGCGGCAAGCCGGGAGCTGCCCAAGAAGTCTCGGTGGGAAGTTCCGCGAGTGTTCCTCATCCCCGTGATGCTTCTGTATATAGAACCAGACCTTGGGTAATCGCGATGTTTATGGGGACATCGCGGGACTTCCTCCCACTCCGGGTCTCTTTTCACCCCGGAGCTCTCGAGCCACGGACCTGAgaattctcatctgtaaaatggaaatactagTGTTTTTCTCCTAGAAATGTTGCAATAATCAGATAAAATAACCCGTGTGAAACGTCAGGCACAGAACAGTCAACAATTAACGAGCATTAACATTCATTAAACAATGGAATGCTAGTTATTATTGTGATTATTGGGAGGAGGTCTGGTTTGTGTTTCAAAGTAGCAGATTCAAACTCCTGCTTGCTTCCAGGACAGATCCTGGCGCAGCGTCTGACCGGGGCAGGGAGGGTGGTGCTAGAACTGATCTAGGTGCAGCCCCACCTTTGAGGGCCTTCGGGCTCAGCAATTTGCTCGGTCAAAAAGAGGCTCTCCTGGAGGGGAGACCGAGGGTGGAAAAGGAAAGAACTCACTATGTCAGGCTGTGAAGAAAAACGAAGAGGAAAGGGGATAAATTGGAGGGTTTATTTTAGGAGGGAGGgctcttggaggaggtgacaaCTGAGCCCAATTAgaatctttctttttcaaactaaATTAATAACAGCTTAATTGATAGacttcacataccatacaattcatccatttaaattcaatggtttttactacagtgttTTTTACATTCACAgacacattcatatatatatatacacacatatatacatacacacacacatatatatattatataatatgcaCAGTTGTGCAACATTACCATAagctttagaacatttccattatctCCCACAGAAACCCCTTACCCTTTACAGTCACTTGCCATTCAAAACTCTGCCTTCTCCAGCCCTAGGCAACTAAGAATCTACTTCCTGCCTCTATGGATTTCCCAATTCTagacattttacataattggaatcatacaaaatgagatcttttgtgattggcttctttcacttagcataacgtttttAAGGTTCGTTCATATCTTCCcctagtttgtttttcttttcaactttttaattgaagtatataatcagtttacaatatgtcaatttctggtgtacagcataacttttcagtcatacatatacatacatatattcgttttcatattatttttaattatagattattacaagatattgaatatagttccctgtgctatacagaataaatttgttttttatctactttctatgtagttaatatttgcaaatcttgaactctcagtttaccccttcccacccccttccccctaccataagattgtttactatgtctgtgagtcgtttctgttttgtagatgagtccattagtgccttttccctttttttagattccaaatatgagcgatatcatatggtatttttctttctctttctgacttacttgaaGTGACTGTTTCCTAATgtaacattttaattcatttaatgatttttttcactgtatttttgaGTTATTTCTGTAGTGGTTGCTCTAGAGCTTACTGCTTACATCTCAGCTTAGAATCTTCTGGGATTTATGCTGCCTTAGTTTTAATGAGATATAGAAATAGTGCTATATAGCTCATTTCCTCTTCCCCTTttgtcttattattattattattgttatacaTAGTACATATACATATGTTACAAAACAAATGATACATTGTTATAATTATTACCCCATACAATTCTATGCCTGTTAAGGAAtctgagaaaataaaagaggGCAAGTATATATTTACAGACTTGTTATAGTCATTTTCTCCTTTCGAATTTCTGGTtctcttcctttgtttttgttgatTAGAGTCACTACCTGCTGTCATTTCCTGATTCCAATACAGCTTTGTTCCTCTCGTTTCCTTTATGCTATTATTGtcaaatatattacatttctaCATGTGACAGGCCcccaaataaaattaatatatatttttagtgtttttttaatcctgaatttgaaaaaaatttggggggggtgGAATTAGGTTTGATTGATTTATTTACGTGGAGatctggagattgaacccaagaccatGTGCAAGttaagcacccactctaccactgagctattccctcccctaatatatatttttatacaactGCTTCTTAAAGTCAGTTAAGAgacaaaaggagaagaaatatgcATGTACGCTGTTTTTGATAGTTACAGAATTACCTTTATCTGCAGTCTTTAATTTTTCACGTGTGTTGGAATCTGGGGTCCTTCTGTGCTGAAGTCATGAACCCCACACGGAAGGAGATTGGTTAGTGTCCACCGCCATCCTGGCGGAAAATCCGGAGACTTGGTGGGAGAGGAACATGATGGAAGAAGGGCGGTCAGGGCATCACGCCTGCAAGCCCTGCCTCTGGCCTCCTCCCTGCGCTGACTACCGGGCAAGAGGCAACTCCATCCGAATGGCGCTGCCGTGAGTGTCCACTAGGTGGCGGCAGAGCCCCTGTTAGTCTCTGCCGGGCGGAAGCCAATAGCCGGGACAAAGGAGTGGGGCAGAATTTAGGTTTAAATCCCATCGATGAGATGGTTTCCTGGCGCATCAcggctctgggcctcagtttcctcatctgtaaaacgaggcTAATAGTAGTCCCCAGCTTGCAGGATTGTTGGGAGGTTTAAATGGCGTATAATTGTTTGGACTGCGGTGGCAGAGGTTCTGCCATTGCTGGTTGCGCCTCTCCCTCTGTGCATGAACTCACTGCTCAGGGATCCAGTGTCCCCAGGATGCGAGGAGGAAACAAGCAGTGGAAAGAGGTCCTGGAGCCTGGGGCACAAATCGAGTCCTCCGAGGGCAGGAGGGGGTCCAGAGAAGGGGAATTTCTCCTCTCTCGCAGACAGAGCCCTGGTCTTGAGGCCTGGCCCTTCTATCTCCAAAGCCTGGGTCAGGGTGACCCCAGTAGCTAGAGAGGAGGGAcaagcacacgtgtgtgtgtgtgtgtgtgtgtgtgtgtgtgtgttcgtgtgcGTGTCCTGCCTAATGTTTGTTTAaaggttttctttctctctctcatttatttatttatttttttgacgtTTTGGCCCTGCCTGGCAAGTGCTGCTGTGGACCCCGCGGCACCCCTGACCCACCCTCTTGCTCCCCTGTGCACCCCTCCGGGCTGCCCCGACCTCGGGCCACAAAGGAATCTGAGCCGATAAGCTGGTCCTGGACCCGGGTTTCAAGCTGGGcgtccctctgcctctgttttATCACCAATCAGGTGCAGACAACTTCCTGGTTAGATAGGCGCTGGGATCCAGTTTGTTAATCCCGCATCTCTGCCGCACCTCAATCACTGGCACCATGCTACCCTTCCTGGGCTATCTTGGCTGTCATCATTGGAGCTCCCCTATTCTGCTCACTTCCTTCCCCATCTCTGCTACTGGCACCTCCATCCTTCTAGGGCTCAGCTGGTCGAAGTCCTGCTCCTGTCCTTTTGGTCCCCCAAACGTCCCCAAGACACCCATTCCCCTGTACCCTAGGTACCACCTCATCCAGGACCTGGCCTCCTGCCCCCATCCTCCCCTCTTCCTAATTGTTCCTGCTTTCAACCCTCCTAAGGTTCCTCCtccagattcattcattcattcattgtctACCGTGAACCAGACACTGGGAATACTCCCGGCAGCAGGATAACCAAAAACTCCAACCCTGAGGGAGCTGACATACCTACCAATCGGAGAAATGGACAAAAgtgatataaataagaaaaacagttgCCATGGCAGAGCGAGACATGCGCTCgggagaaaaataaagtgaagcaGGCGGTCTCCTTCGGCTCCAGGAAGCTATCTCCTCCCACTCACGCCTAGGGGCCAGACCGTCATGTTTTTTTTCAGCCTAGGTTTGGCGGGAGGAGTCCTAGGGAACTGTGAGGAGGGGAAGCAAAGCAAGAGGGaggctctttcttcctgtcactcACCCTCCCCCAGCTTCAATTCTTCCGCTCTGTGAATGGGGATCACAGTCCACGCGCTAagattgttttgaggattaactgAGTCGCTGCGTGTAAGAAGCCTTGGTGGGCACCTGGTGTACCTGTGAGCACCTGATATGTGTTTTCTGTTCTCATTATCAATGATTGTTCTGGTTCATGGTCAAGCTCTGAACAGCAGCTCTGATAAATCCCATTTCCCCTCCCATCCTACGTAGCtaaacatgtttcttttttcgAGCAAGtagttaatttttatcttttttttttcttttttactgaactagagtcagtttacaatgttgtgttaatttctggtgaacaacataatgctccagtcatacatatataatacatatactcattttcatattcttttttcattataggttacttcaagatattgaatatagttccctgtgctatgtagaagaaatttgctgtttattttatatatagtagttagtatctgcaaatctcaaacttaactttttaaaaattgattttattttttaaattaggtttaatatatatatatatatatatatatatatatatatatatattttaagggaggcagtggggattgaatccaggacctcgtgcatgctaagtatgcactctaccactgagctataccctactccACCTCGAACTTCACTTTTAAACACTATTAACAGATACAAAATTCAACAGGCACAAAAAGTAAACAACATAAACTACCTTCCTCTTTCACCCATCATGGCCCCCTAGTTGCCTTCCCCATGGGAGCAAGTTGTTTCTGTTTCCCTGCCAAGAGCATCTTTGTCCATATGAGGAAATCCTCattatctcttctttttctctgcagACTGAAGCTTCCTGCCCAGAGAGATTTGCACCTTGCTTTTTCCTTCACAAAGTATCTGGAAGGTCTTCCCACACTGTCAGCATTGGGATGCCCTATTCTTTTGCATAGCCGTGTAATATTCCATGCTGACAATGGCCATTGTTTATTCAATGAATCCCCTGTGGCTGGACATTGAGCTTGCTTCTAACTGAATGCTGTTACAAACAGtgctttaaaaaatcagtaacatGATATAGGTATCATTCCTGGAAGGCTCTTTTGCTAGAAGGAGTCTTGCTGAGTTTCAGGGTAATTTCTTCAGCTTCATCTGATCCCCTCCATAGGGCTGGGTcatttccactctttttttttggttgtcaAATAACCCTTTATTAAATCACTTTTCTCTGTAGTTCTTTACTAGCTGGGCATCCCACCACACCACTGTTGATGTTATCTATGGTGTCATGAGGGTGGTGGCCATCAACATGGCTGCCCACAGACTGGTCAGGATCTCTTTAATGGTTCCAGAGAGTTCTCTTGCTAAAGATCAGTGCCCCATCTGTCAGGCAATATTGACAATCTCATTAAAAGTGATGTGTCCACGGTGCTTagtgtttttctgcttttttctgtCTCTTGGTGGTTCCCTGAGGGCTTTGATGATCAGGGCAGAGGCGGAAGGTACCACCTCAATCTATGTCTGTCTGTTCTAAATGGTCAGTTTCACTGTAATCCTCAGTAAATCTTCTAATCTCCAGTTGCCTTGGTAGTGTCATCACCAGCCTTTTTTGGAGACAAACCCAGGGGACCGATCTTGGGGGCCAAGGCAGATGTGGCACCAACTTGTTGGccattcatatttcttctttggtgaagtgtctattcaaatctGTTGCCCAATTTCTTATTGAGTCATTTGTCTTatattattgagttataagaattatttatatattctagatacaagtattttgtttattta of Vicugna pacos chromosome 22, VicPac4, whole genome shotgun sequence contains these proteins:
- the RPL18A gene encoding large ribosomal subunit protein eL20; the protein is MKASGTLREYKVVGRCLPTPKCRTPPLYRMRIFAPNHVVAKSRFWYFVSQLKKMKKSSGEIVYCGQVFEKSPLRVKNFGIWLRYDSRSGTHNMYREYRDLTTAGAVTQCYRDMGARHRARAHSIQIMKVEEIAASKCRRPAVKQFHDSKIKFPLPHRVLRRQHKPRFTTKRPNTFF